In Pseudopipra pipra isolate bDixPip1 chromosome 24, bDixPip1.hap1, whole genome shotgun sequence, the genomic stretch AGCTGTGCCCTTGGGCACATCCCTTCTGGGACTCCCAACAGTGCAGGTCAGGAGAAGGGATTTCACAGAATTAggatcctgagctggaagggacccccaaggatcctggagtccaaccctgagccctgcacaggcccagccccaggagtcaccccctgtgccccagaggatcagccaaaccctcctgcagctctggcagccttggggctgtgcccactgccctggggagcctgggcagtgcccaaccagcctctgggggaagaacctttgcctgagatccaccctgagcctgccctgacacagctccagccgttccctggctgctgtccctgctcccccagagcagagatcggagctgcccctggggaggagctgcagccccccctgagctctgccctcagtctgctctgctccagctgcacacaccaagtgccctcagctgctcctcatggcccctccagacccttcagcaTCTTCATAACCCTCCCTTGAGTGCTCTCTAACAGCTTGTTCATTTTGAAATAAGCTCAAGCATTTCTTTCCCCCTGCAGTCCACGTTGCCCTTTCCCTCTGCAGAAGGTGTGACATTAAGGCATCTGCATTCAGAGATTCCTTAGAACTCCAACTGAAGACTCTTGCTTTGTTGAGCCATGGAAACAAAGCAAACTGACTGTGTTTTCAAGGTGGAAGACTCACAAAGTTGCACAGGATCGAGCCTTAAATGCTCttatttttccctgaaatgaGACAGTGAGGTTGATGTACAAAACAAGGTCATAATTTTGTGTGAGATAAAGGAAACAGGTTaagaaatttgtttttccttacaTACTGTATAAAAGCTACATGAAGGAATTCACAGATTCTTTTTAGCCACCTGTggtgtgcttttttttattttaattattttaaattttatttgtctAAATTTCTATTAAGCCACTGTTTGCTTTATCCAGAACACAGTTGTTGGGTTCTTGGCCTCTTTGCTCTAGAAGCATGTTGGGGAGGAGAACAGTGGAATACTTGGTTGTTAGATTGCCTGCAAATAAACATAAGCAAAACAGGAGTAGTTTCATTAGCAGCATTGGGGAAAATGCAGAAggttgtaagaaaaaaaaaacctcaaaatgtCAACTTTTGCTCTTGCTTCTAAAGTGATAATTAAGGAGCTGGGGGATTCAGGAATGAATAGTGCCTAATAGagacacagaaaacatttttagtcTCATGAGAGgattaaaataggaaaaagaatataaacttttatttttaaggatgCACATTGGCCCAAGGACTTGTCCAGGGGGAACTGTCTTGGGGTGGGTGGTTTGGGAATTACAGCAAAGCTCTCCAACAGGCACTTCCTTCTACAGCTCCAGGCTTTGGTCATACTGAAAACAGAATGTTAAACTCAAACTACCTATAGTTGTGAGTTATATTATTCCTGAGCCTTTATTTGTTCCTGAGACAGTTGGTTTATTAGCTGCAGTACACTAATTACAGCTAAAAATTACCAGAACAAAAGCCCTTTCGTGTCATATCcttggtgctgctgcttttggccATCCAagtttccctctttccctgtaGGCCTCCAGAACTACAGACCATTAATTAACCAGACCCAGTGTATTAATTAACATCATGGTCATTAATTATGCTCATTGCACGTCCCTGTTTCAGCTGAAGGATGACAAACTGAAGCTCTCCCTCTCCATGAAGGTTGTCAACCAAGGCACGGGGAAAGACCTCGATCCCAACAACGTTGCCCTTGAGTAGGTAAATCCACTGAGCAGAGTGAAACAGGTCAGgtgggaatggcttcccactgccagagagcagggatagatgggatgttgggaaggaattgttggctgggagggtggggaggccctggcacaggttgcccagagaagctgtggctgccccgggatccctggaagtgtccaaggccagggtggatttccaacccaaaccattctgtggttcttttcttttccacacgGGGCAATTGTCTTTATGTGTGTTCACAGCCAAAATAGAGATTTTACATGAAGGGTGTaactgcagctccctgggttTTTGCTTTGTGCAGAGAGGGCTCAGTTTGTCTCAGAAGGAGTTGATGACACATAATAGTCTGTTAACAATGTGGTTTGTTCTAAGGAGCTGTGGGTTGTCTCTGTTCTTTGATTTACTTAAGTTGTGCCTGTAGAGCAACCTCTGAAAAACCTTCTGGTTGTGCTGTGTTCATACAAACACACGGGGTGAGAGATGATGGTGGACTGAAAATGGAACtgtccttctcttcccagtCAGGATGAGAGGAAGAAACGCTCCTTCAGGGACTACACGAGTCAGAAGATCACCCTGGAAGCTGTTCTGAACACTGTGTGCAAGAAGTGTGGCTGCAAAGGTGTGTTtgtgcagggctggctggagcTTTTGGTGTAGCCTTGTTGCAGTCAGGTAGGATTGTGTCAGTGTCTGTCTCATGgaaagaatcacagactggtttgggttggaaggggtgTAAAAACTCATTtgttccaccccttgccatgggcagggacaccttccaccagcccaggttgctccaacctggccttggacacttccagggatccaggggcagccacagcttctctgggcaacctgttaaCATGGTTGTGTGTAAGGACTGAAtttgaaaactgcattttctgtctcttgtttgagacagaaaatgaaagacttAGTTCAACTCCTTTTATGAAAGTTTATTCCTTAAAATCTCATCCCCTTTGGgctgctggagagggtccagcagaggccaCGAggatgattaagggactggagcatctctgctgaggagagactgagggagctgggcctggttagtctggggaagggaagactgagaggggatcttaTCAATCCATACAAATATCAATCCACACAAATACCTCTCAGGGGGGTCAGAGGTTGTGCCAGGCtgttcagtggtgcccagtgacaggagaAGGAACAATGGCCAGAAACTAAAACACAGCAAGTTCCACCTCAAtgtgaggaagaacttctttccatggaggtggcagagcctggagcaggtgcccagggagggtgtggagtctccctgtCTGGAGACATCCCAAAGCCACCTGGACATGTCCCTGAGTCAGCTCTGGGTGacccttcctgggcagggggatggactgggtgatctccagagggcccttccaaccccaactagtctgtgattcctgctgggaacagtTCAGTACTTGCAGAGTTTGGTTAATGTGCCTCACAGCTGAGTTCTCACTctggttttgcattttaagAAGCAAACATGGCCTTCACCAGATCATCTGACTGTGAACAACGATCCCTGGAAATCCGACATTGCTTGGGGGCAGTGTCTTAGAGCTAAAACCAAGCTGGGGGTTTAACCTGCTGAACTCTGTGTCTTGCCCAGTTCAGCACTGGGAGCCTGACCTGTGTGATGCCTTTCAGGAGCTTTTTGAAAGTTGCTGAAGCATCAAGTAGTTTTTTGCCCAGGAGTTTTTGCTGTGCCCTACTTGCCTTATGTTATTTGGAGCAAATGGTGAATGGGGTTCATGCTATTCTGGAGAAGGTTAATAATGAGTATGGGCTCTGTAGTGGTAGAGAAGCAtctttaaaatactattttaaagaatatatatataaaatactattttaacTCCAAAAAAGTAGGATTCTACCTGTTCCCAGTCTGATTTTAATGATGCTGTCTCCTAACAGCAGGCAGGTGCCAGCTATCTGAGTTTCCACTGCAGCTATTAGTAGGTCAGCTTTGATATCTGCAGAGTAGAATCAAAATGAGCTGCTTTCCCCTCCATTTGTGGCTTTGGCTCATTTACCAGGTGCCAATCACACCAGTTTACCTTTCCCAGACACCTTTCTAAGCCCCTGCACAGACATGTCTCTACAGTTGTCCTGTTCAGACAAGAACATCTTAGTTTTTGCCTGACTAATTTCCCCAGAATGACCTGGGTTGTGTTTTAGCTGGCCTGGTTAGTCAGGGCATGTTAAACCAGCTGAAATTTTAGGACAAAAAATGTCCAGTGTAGCTTGTCTTCTTGTGAGTCACAATAAAAAGATCCTCAGCAGCAGTTCAGGTGTGtgaaatgcaaaaggaaaaggggatgAGTTGCTCCTTCAAACCCTTATTTTCCAGGTCATTTTGCCAAGGAGTGTTTCATGCAGCCTGGAGGGACCAAGTACAGCCTCATcccagaagaggaggaggatgaggtggcagcagcaggacatggaggtgACAATAAGACCAGCCTGGCTGAGGAGCCTtcaaaaaagaggaaaaaggtaTGGGGTGACCTGGAAAAGTGGGATGAGTAGTTTGCTCTGTGAGTTACTGCAGCAACATGGGTTTGAGTAACCAGTTCTGGGCTGGGAAGGTGGCTCAGATTTGTGCAGATCCTGTAGCAAAACAGGAATCTCCTCTGCAGACTTTTTAGTCACTCTTAAACTTTCTCCCTCTATTTGTGTTGAACTGCCTTTAAGCTGGTTCTGTGCTGGAACACACAGCCCCCCAGAGACCTTTAACACACAGCCCCCCCAAAGACCTTTAACACACAGCCCCCCAAAGACCTTTAACACACAGCCCCCCAAAGACCTTTAACACACAGCCCCCCAGAGACCTTTAACACACAGCCCCCCAAAGACCTTTAACACACAGCCCCCCAGAGACCTTTAACACACAGCCCCCCAGAGACCTTTAACACACAGCCCCCCAAAGATCTTTAACACACAGCCCCCCAAAGACCTTTAACACACAGCCCCCCAAAGACCTTTAACACACAGCCCCCCAGAGACCTTTAACACACAGCCCCCCAGAGACCTTTAACACACAGCCCCCCAAAGATCTTTAACACACAGCCCCCCAAAGATCTTTAACACACAGCCCCCCAGAGACCTTTAACACACAGCCCCCCAGAGACCTTTAACACACAGCCCCCCAAAGATCTTTAACACACAGCCCCCCAGAGGTATTTCCTGGAGTGAGAAAaggattattatttttctcctggtCTTTGTGAGGCTCTGTGGGAATTGCTTTAGTTTCCTGAATGTGATTCTTGCCAATAACCTGTTTTCCCTCCCTTTGCCCTCACACCTTTGATCCGAGCTCAGTGCCCAGTTTCTGGCTCCAGGGGGTATCCTGACCCAGCCAGAAGGTGAAAATCCATGGGAAAATGGCAAGAGATAAGAGTATTTTTATGTGCAGTGTTTGACCTTTGGCTCAGAATGTGCTGGGATGAAATGCAGGGGAGGCCTGAACCCAAACCAGGAGCTTTTGGGGGTCAGGTTTATACAGCAAAGACTATTGATAGAAtctcagactggtttgggttgaagggaccttaaagcccatctcattccaccccctgccatgggcagggacaccttctactatcccaggttgctccaagccctgtccaacctgaccttggacacttccagggatgggtcaaCCACAACTTATTCCAATGCTGGACTTCAATAAATAATCAAACTTTTATCAGCCCCTTCACAACTGCAGTACCATGTTTATTTACACTTCCAAAGccctttttctttattgttttcctctttgcagCTCTGTGGCCTCTCTGTGTCCCTGGAGAGGGACAGGAAGCAGAGGGGATGGATTTTGCCTTTCCAGGAGAGGGACAAGGATGGTGTCAGTGATGGCACAGTGAGAACCAGCTCCTGAGGGCTGGGTTCTCCCAGCTCACTGTGGGGTTACACCAGTGCTGATACTGGTGGGAGAGGCTGCAGATGCTGCCaggagaatcatggaatgctctggattggaagggatgatcaagtccagctcctggccctgcacagacaccccagcaatcccaccctgtccctcagagcgttgtccaaacactcttTTGAGGTCTGGTGAGtttggggccgtgcccactgccctggggagcctggtcagtgcccaaccaccctctgggggagaTACTGAATAGGGCTGGAGGGGTCTGATTTGAGCACCAAACATAGTGTTGATTTGATCCCAAATGTGCAGCTCCTGTTTGCTCAGGAGCACTTGGAGAGCTGATCTAGAGGTGGGAAGAGGATCTCTCTTGGTCCCAGACCCTGTGCCAGGCTCCATCCCGACATGTCCTGTGCTTCCACACTGTGGGCTCCTGCTCCAGAGTGGAATGTCTGTGAGTGTCATTGCACTGTGATAGAAAATCCTCATAGTTTACTTTCTGTTCTGATCTTGGAATCATGGGATTGAACTGAGTCATCCCTCAGATCCCAGGCTGGCTGTGCCTCTCACCTTTCCAGACCCCAGACATGGGGCTTCTCTGTTCTCAATtccacagcccttctcctgccttcagTCTCTTCCCTCTGGCAGGGATGGTGATTTGTCTGGTAAAGGCTCAAGTTATTTAAATGTTGTGGGGAAAAATTCCACTAAGAGGTGCACAAATAACTCCACATCCACCGGGATGGGCATTCCCAGTGGAGTCCTGCCCTGCTGACACTACAGGATATGGGGGTCACTGTCCTCAATTTGTTcctatttttctttggtttggtGTATTAACAGCTTTCCTTTAAATCTTGCTTGTCCCTTTCATCTTCCTCCCTTCTCAAGGAGGACATCAAAGGTGCTCAGATGTTTGCCAGAGCTGGAATAATAACACTTGGAGCTTTCCTGGAGGCAGGATGTGGGATCCTGGACATGAATAGCTCCCTTGTTGTCTGAGTGCCTGCTGTGAGCTCGTCTAGGAGCCACCATGTGcttccctgcctggctgcagctccagggattTACACAGCATAGAAATAGCTCATTTTACCCAGTGACAGTCCCCTGGCTGGCCCAGCCCACGTGTGTGACATCAGTGTGGAGCTGGATTCTTAAatgaggagcagggagctgccactccccagtgatcccaccTCCACTTAGTGCCACAGCAACAGGATTGACACTTTGTTCAGGATcagctttttctgctttcctagACCTGATGCTTTCTGGCAGTCTCTGGgtgctcttccctctccccagaGGTTCCTCTCCTCACAGAGATACTCTGAGCTTCTCATTCCCTTTGTTCTCACCTTGCCTTCCCAATGGCTCCTCAGTTGTTTCCTTCATTTACAGGATGTAGCTGTAGCTCCAGGTCTGTGCTCTGGCACAGGCACTGATGTGACAGTGACAGATCACCCtgtgagcacagccctgcctcccGTAATCCCAGAGAAAATAAGTGATTTGAGGGAGAAGTGGAGATGCTGGAgggtgtccagggaagggagctgggaaggggctggagcagcaggaggggctgagggagctgggggggctcagcctggagaaaaggaggctcaggggggaccttctggctctgcaaccccctgacaggaggggggagccggggggggtcgggctctgctgccagggaacaagggacaggaggagagggaacggcctcaggctgtgccaggggagggtcaggtgggacatcagcaggaatttctccatggaaaaggtggtcagacattggaaggggctgcccagggaggtggtggagtccccacccttGGAAGGATTCAAAAGTcaggtggatgtggcacctCGGGATATGATTTAGTGGTGACCATGCTGGGGcttgatgatcctggaggtcttttccaaccctacCAACTCCATGATTCCATGCTGCAGTGGTGAGAGCACCTCTGGGCAGTGTGTGACAGCTGGGCAGGCACGGGCTGTGtgtccccttcccttttcctctgggGTCAGGGGGTGAGGAAGCTCCTATGGGAACACAGCAgtgtgtccctgctgggcctGTGTGGGAGGCAGGAGtgctgggaagagctgagcCCTTTGATCCTGccttctcctctgcctcccaaGGAAACATCCACAGTGTTCACCCAGGGGTAACCCCTTCCATTTCAATCCCACAGAAACATCCCATCTCCTCAGTCACACTGGGGTGGTTTTGTGATTGGAGCTTTTGGAATTGGGGCTTTCTGAAGGCTTTGCTGCTTTTGCCCACCTTGTAGAAGAATTCCAggtgctctgcctgcagctgttGTCTCTTCCTGTAAAAAGCACACCTTGGTGTTTGTTCTGTGACCTGTGGCTCATCCAGCCTCACTCCAGCCTCACTTGGGCTCGTTTTACTAGTTCCTACATGACAGTAGCTGAGGGCACAGCCCTTCACACACTGTGCTTAATCCCTGCTTTTCTGAGCCTGGCTCTACTTATTTACTGCCTACAGGCTGGATTCTCCTCCTCAGATTAATTCTGACTGCTCCTCAAACAAGGGATGCAAAACCACCTTCACATTTACGTAGTGGATCTTGTTAGGAATTAAACTGGGTGGTGGaataaaaatccaaaataaaaaagaagccTGTGAGGGTTGTTGGCACCTCCCTGGAGATGCAGGCTGGCATCTGGGTGGAAATCCACTCTCAATTTTTCCccaaggacagagagaaaacgTTGAAACGAGGCCATAACTCCACAAAAGGGtctgctgaaaaatatttcaagttctGGGAGTGTTTCTGGACACTCCCCTCTTATCTCAAAACCAAATACCTTGAGAAGGAACGAGCTGTTGTAACATTCTTGAAGCACAGCAAATGAACCCAaacaaaatcaccccaaaatagCCCAAAATATTCCAAATTTCCCCAAATCCACACATTTTCCCCAGAATTCCATCAAAATGCTACCAAAATCCACATAAAATACCCCAAAATACCACTGAAATTCACCCAAGAGGCCTCTAAAATCCACCCAAATCCCATCAAAATGCACTCAAATACCACTGAAATCCATCAAAATTCCCCTAAATTCATGGAATTCACTTCAGAATTCCCGAAATGTTCAAAATTCCCCACTAAAACACGAAAACTCAATCAGAATAGCCCCATATCCCATCAAAATGGCCCAAAATTGTAACAAAATACCCCCAAAACATGTAAAATGCATCTGAAGCACCCCCAAATCTCCTAAAATATCCCAGAAtttccccaaatccccccaatattcccaaacccacaaaaccacctccaaaaatccccaaattccATCAAATCCACCTGAAATACATGCAAAATACACTCAACCCCCCAAATCATCCCCAAATCctccaaaccccccaaatcccatcaAAATACCCTCCAAATATCCCAAAATGCCCTCGAAATCCATCCAAATCCTTGAAAATCCTATCAAAATAGCTCCAAAGCCCATGAAAAGCCACCCCAAATGCCTCCAAATCCACCCAAAGTCCCATTAAATTCCTACAAAAATTCACCACAGTACCTCCAAACCCACCCTGATCCCCAAATATCCCCAAATTCCCCATGGAAACGTTCATTGGTGAGCAGTGGGATGCTGGATTTTAGGGAAATCTGAGGTCctgcagcaggatgctccagaaaatcatggaattgcttgagctggaagggaccagcTCAGCCAAAAACTGTGGGAAaccaatcacagaatcacaaaatcctggaatggtttgggtgggaagggacctcaaagcccatccagtgccaccccctgccatgggcagggacaccttccactagcccaggtcactccaaacatccatcctggcctgggacacttccagggctggggcaggctcagcttcccttcAGGAATTCCCTTAAGGAATGCTCAGCTCTTGTGTGTCTCACTTGCTCCCTGCCCCGCTGCACTGGAAGagtcatggaatcctggaatatCTGGAGTTGGAAGGGGCACACcaggaccatcaagtccaactcctggccctgcacgggACACCCTGAAAATCCcagaaaaaaggcttttttgtgTGCCAGGAAAAAGGCTCCTTCTGTCTCGGAGCAGCACCCTGGCTCTTAGAGGAGCCCCAAAAAGGAGGCACTGAGGGGTTGTTGTTTCTTGCAGGCAGCACAGTGCCCACGTGTGCTTCTGTGTCCCCTGTCACCCTGTGTGACATCctgtcctgcctgcagccctcACATCCTCACAAAGTTTCCCAAGCCCTGGAATGAAACTCTCTTGGTTCTTAAGGCCTTGTCAAACTTTCTCACCAtgtgcaggggctggggaagctTGAGAAAATTCTCCTTGCTGCATCCCTTTCCCTGGAAGGTTTAACTCTTTCCCATCCTATTCCAAAGACTGTGAGGatttgcttttttgtgtgtgtgtgtgggttgGGGGTTTGTAGGATTTGTAGTGAGGAAGATGTGGACACTCGATTTTGATTGTGGAGCTACAAAACCTGGTAATGCCAAGGGTCTGCTGGGTGTGGAGTGACTCCAtcctctgctcccttccccGGAATCCCAGAGGACTCTGCACAGCTCCAAACCAAGTGTTGTCTTGGCTCTTCTACCTCCCTAAAAGAATTGTTCTCTTTCACATTAAATAAGCTGCCAGCTCCCTTCTTTATTCCCTAATTGACAGGCTGTGCCTGGTGCTGGGACACCCAATCCATGAGAAATCGTGTCCCTGGTTTTAAAGGAAATACAGACTCAGCTTGTCTCTCCATAACCTGGGGTAGGAATATTTGTGGGGAAGCTGCACTTGTATGGAAGTGGCTGGAGCTAATGGAAGAGGGAGGAatcagccttctcttctctccaCATGAGGACACTTTCCCCAAGCAATTGGCTCCTCAGGGGAAGTTTGTGGTTGAGGGGTTGAA encodes the following:
- the ZCCHC17 gene encoding zinc finger CCHC domain-containing protein 17 isoform X2, coding for MEPLPELYAIFQGEVAAVTDYGAFIKIPGCRKQGLVHRTHMSSCRVDKPSEIVDVGDKVWVKLIGKELKDDKLKLSLSMKVVNQGTGKDLDPNNVALDQDERKKRSFRDYTSQKITLEAVLNTVCKKCGCKGHFAKECFMQPGGTKYSLIPEEEEDEVAAAGHGGDNKTSLAEEPSKKRKKVAPSPVQPDLGHFQGWVNHNLFQCWTSINNQTFISPFTTAVPCLFTLPKPFFFIVFLFAALWPLCVPGEGQEAEGMDFAFPGEGQGWCQ
- the ZCCHC17 gene encoding zinc finger CCHC domain-containing protein 17 isoform X1, translating into MEPLPELYAIFQGEVAAVTDYGAFIKIPGCRKQGLVHRTHMSSCRVDKPSEIVDVGDKVWVKLIGKELKDDKLKLSLSMKVVNQGTGKDLDPNNVALDQDERKKRSFRDYTSQKITLEAVLNTVCKKCGCKGHFAKECFMQPGGTKYSLIPEEEEDEVAAAGHGGDNKTSLAEEPSKKRKKGHLLLSQVAPSPVQPDLGHFQGWVNHNLFQCWTSINNQTFISPFTTAVPCLFTLPKPFFFIVFLFAALWPLCVPGEGQEAEGMDFAFPGEGQGWCQ